From the Synechococcus sp. KORDI-49 genome, the window ATCTCCGTAAGCGAGCTCAAAGACACATCCGGTGGAAGCAATACCCAGGATGCAGGCCAGGGCGAGGAACACGCCCGCCAGAGGTTTCATCGGCATGGATCAGGAGACGCTCCGCACGTGCTGGCTCTGAAAGCCATTCTCCTTGAGTTCCTTCTCCAGACCTGAGGCATCGGTCACCCGATCGACGAACAGCACGCCGTTCAGATGATCCATCTCGTGCTGGATGCAGCGCGCCATCAGACCATCCGCCTTCATCTTGCGGGGACGCCCCATCTCGTCGCGGTAACTGAGCTCGATCGACGTCGGCCGGACCACATCCAGGTAGACGCCCGGGATGCTGAGGCAGCCTTCCTCGTAGGTGTCGATCGAGGCACTGGAGGCCGAGATCTCCGGGTTGATCAGCACCAGCGGCGGGGTGGCGGCGTTCTCCAGATCCAGATCGATCACCAGCAGCTGCTGGTGAACGCCGACCTGGGGAGCAGCCAGGCCGATGCCCTTGGCGGTGTACATGCTGCGCAGCATGTCGCGGGCCAGCTCCCGCACCTGCTCATCCACCTTGCCGATGCGACGGGCGGGCTGTCGCAGCACCTCATCGCCGAGGGTGTGAATCTCCAGCGGTGGCGTTTCCAGCGCCTGCTTGGGAACCAGCATGGTGTCCCGAGCCTTGTCGGCATTCCGGGCCAACTGGGCAAAGCTTCCCGCCAAGGACTCCAGAGCGTTGATTCAACATGTTAAGCGGCCCGAACCAGGCGATATGGAACCTGCTGCACACCGGCAACCACTCGCCAGTGATCACGCCGTCGGCAGGCTGCCCGGGCTGAAGGAACCCCGCCTGCTGAAAGGGTCGGATCAACGTCTCTGGCTGCTCTGGCTGGAACAGCGTCCCCAGGAACGCGGCCGCACCACAGCACTGATCCGCCCGTTCGCGGACTCCGCCGCCAAGCCGGTGGAGCTGACTCCCGCTCCGATCAACCTGCGCAGCCGCGTGCACGACTACGGCGGCGGGGTGCTGACAGCCGCGATCGAGAACGGTCAGCTGCTGCTGGTCTG encodes:
- the def gene encoding peptide deformylase encodes the protein MAGSFAQLARNADKARDTMLVPKQALETPPLEIHTLGDEVLRQPARRIGKVDEQVRELARDMLRSMYTAKGIGLAAPQVGVHQQLLVIDLDLENAATPPLVLINPEISASSASIDTYEEGCLSIPGVYLDVVRPTSIELSYRDEMGRPRKMKADGLMARCIQHEMDHLNGVLFVDRVTDASGLEKELKENGFQSQHVRSVS